One window from the genome of Epinephelus moara isolate mb chromosome 5, YSFRI_EMoa_1.0, whole genome shotgun sequence encodes:
- the LOC126389859 gene encoding SERTA domain-containing protein 2-like: MLGNGVKRKLDEDEDVLEEDQCLLAVGGMSQASYTLQRQTVLNMSLMKLYGPRMGTDLGLQRRVLINNIIRRIQDDFRQEGGVDTLFFSAAPPGAAAAAAAREDDSYRQPPPPSSSFSILSSSLSGLTALDSCLTPASLLEEDLPMFFTLPPSSSTQHHHLHHSPRPLPPPSPSPKDSFSSALEEIEELCPSSSSSSSSGPPAPPPARLLFDVIMKEEGRGFQEVESRLEKPPLPPAPSSPGSSFLTDFALDDVLFTDIDTSMYDLGPCPPPSGALPSKMAPVVMADDLVRSMSGYGAAGGGAQNQPFKMDLAELDHIMEVLVGS; this comes from the coding sequence ATGTTGGGTAACGGGGTGAAGCGGAAACTGGACGAGGATGAGGATGTTCTGGAGGAGGACCAGTGTCTTCTGGCAGTCGGTGGCATGTCGCAGGCGTCCTACACCCTGCAGCGTCAGACGGTCCTCAACATGTCCCTCATGAAGCTGTACGGTCCGCGGATGGGCACCGATCTCGGCCTGCAGCGCCGAGTCCTCATCAACAACATTATCCGCCGCATCCAAGATGACTTCAGGCAAGAAGGAGGCGTCGACacgctcttcttctctgctgcgccgcctggtgctgctgccgctgccgcCGCCCGTGAGGACGATAGCTACCGGCAGCCTCcgcctccttcctcctctttcagcaTCCTCTCGTCGTCGCTGTCAGGACTGACGGCGCTGGACTCCTGCCTGACTCCCGCCTCGCTGCTGGAGGAGGACCTGCCCATGTTCTTCACCCTGccgccctcctcctccacccaacACCACCACCTGCACCACTCCCCAAGGCCGCTGCCACCGCCCTCGCCGTCACCCAAAGACAGCTTCTCCTCCGCCCTTGAGGAGATAGAGGAGCTCTGTCCTTCCTCTtcgtcttcctcttcctccggCCCGCCGGCACCCCCTCCTGCTCGGCTTCTGTTTGACGTCATCATGAAGGAGGAGGGGCGTGGCTTTCAGGAGGTGGAGAGCAGGTTGGAGaaacctcctcttcctcccgcTCCGTCCTCCCCGGGCTCCTCCTTCCTGACTGACTTCGCCCTGGACGACGTCCTCTTCACAGACATTGACACGTCCATGTACGACCTCGGCCCCTGCCCGCCCCCGTCAGGAGCGCTGCCGTCTAAGATGGCTCCCGTCGTGATGGCGGACGACCTCGTCCGGTCCATGTCCGGTTACGGAGCGGCAGGTGGCGGCGCTCAGAACCAGCCTTTTAAAATGGACCTGGCGGAGCTGGACCACATCATGGAGGTGCTGGTGGGCAGCTGA